The following are encoded together in the Streptomyces sp. NBC_01465 genome:
- a CDS encoding citryl-CoA lyase, with translation MSDGQNTGPQDGLVAQWWATAVSRVEPGIIELREHPVQDLIGRATFAETIWLMLRGTLPRAEQARLLEAALVAGVDHGPQAPSIAAARMAATCGIGLNSAMATGVNMLGDVHGGAGQQCVQLLSDIGERHREGRDFDAVVTEVIGEWRTRSRYLPGFGHRFHPRDPRRDPLLALVDRAVADGLVEGAHLRAALAVEAQLNQGREGKKPVPMNIDGATAVIYAELGFEAPLARGLFVLSRSVGILAHAWEESGQGRRNKSPMPPSMVPVHLVVPTGHS, from the coding sequence ATGAGCGACGGGCAGAACACCGGACCGCAGGACGGCCTGGTCGCTCAGTGGTGGGCCACCGCGGTGAGCCGTGTCGAGCCCGGCATCATCGAACTGCGGGAACACCCCGTCCAGGACCTCATCGGCCGCGCGACCTTCGCCGAGACGATCTGGCTGATGCTCCGCGGCACCCTGCCCAGGGCCGAGCAGGCCCGGCTCCTGGAGGCGGCCCTGGTCGCCGGCGTCGACCACGGACCGCAGGCGCCCTCCATCGCCGCCGCCCGGATGGCCGCCACCTGCGGGATCGGTCTCAACAGTGCGATGGCGACCGGCGTGAACATGCTCGGTGACGTCCACGGCGGGGCCGGGCAGCAGTGCGTACAACTGCTCAGCGACATCGGCGAACGCCACCGGGAGGGCCGCGACTTCGATGCAGTCGTCACCGAGGTCATCGGCGAATGGCGAACCCGTTCCCGCTACCTGCCGGGCTTCGGGCACCGTTTCCATCCCCGTGATCCACGCCGTGATCCGCTGCTCGCCCTGGTGGACCGTGCCGTGGCCGACGGGCTGGTGGAGGGCGCACACCTGCGGGCAGCGCTCGCCGTGGAGGCGCAGCTCAACCAGGGGCGCGAGGGGAAGAAGCCCGTCCCGATGAACATCGACGGTGCCACCGCCGTCATCTATGCCGAGCTGGGCTTCGAGGCGCCGCTCGCCCGCGGCCTGTTCGTGCTCAGCCGCAGCGTCGGCATCCTGGCGCACGCCTGGGAGGAGAGCGGTCAGGGGCGCCGCAACAAGAGCCCCATGCCGCCCAGCATGGTGCCGGTCCACCTGGTGGTACCAACTGGGCATTCCTGA
- a CDS encoding outer membrane protein assembly factor BamB family protein: protein MERRTFLLTAAATGTTAATSLAGPAEASGRTPGLALPVPPQSAALGVSARDWPKAGGNYGNQNHSALSAVTPKNIAKLGGAWHLNLEGGSTAQYQQCTIVVQHGVLYVETTQQNVFAVDGRTGEVIWKTSLGTETTNMRGVAVAGGLVFSISGANIVYALDQRTGAVVWQKPLIVEDNGGDDGCDDNSGQCGGNSGGLAGAVVHFDGLIYIGTEGSTAGARGRGYALDAKSGDVAWTFWGPPGPGEYGHDTWEGDSWKTGGAVPWIHPAVDPELGLVYWTFGNPYPRTDGSSRGGDNLFANSIVAIDAKTGARRWHFQSVHHDIWDADNVMAPVLADLLIEGRRRKVVVYGSKTCHFYILDRRTGEAIHGMEERDVPQQAEQKTSPTQPFPGGEPFTDPFPRLDKPTRPVPFYPAGGLYSVFWDRATIIFPGAGGGGDWGFPSFSPKTGYVYIGYGLVNSSYSNTHGGRVNTARPLGELFGGGLVAMDPRTNTVAWRKEGDWSLAHGNGILTTAGRVLFQGRPDGVLEAMDDTDGSTLWTWQCGAGVNTIPVSYEIDGEQYVAVLAGGNGLPFPDIPKGDHLWAFKLGGKLPPATAPTPPSRRNQIRTTAVTGEAAHNTVTLGRIWDTRTGAPGTAENTVAQTAMAPQNLTVPTGTTVTFVNPADNQQAHGAAAFFDAEFDTGLLMPGQSYAHTFTKTGEYFYNDPVFPQSTGKIVVQ from the coding sequence ATGGAACGGCGTACTTTCCTCCTGACAGCCGCAGCGACCGGCACCACCGCGGCCACCTCCCTGGCCGGCCCCGCAGAGGCCTCCGGCAGGACTCCCGGCCTCGCGCTTCCCGTACCACCACAGTCGGCGGCCCTGGGCGTGAGCGCCCGTGACTGGCCCAAAGCCGGCGGCAACTACGGCAACCAGAACCACTCCGCACTCTCCGCCGTCACACCCAAGAACATCGCCAAACTCGGCGGGGCCTGGCACCTCAACCTGGAGGGCGGCTCCACCGCCCAGTACCAGCAGTGCACGATCGTCGTGCAGCACGGCGTGCTGTATGTGGAGACCACGCAGCAGAACGTCTTCGCCGTCGACGGGCGCACCGGTGAGGTCATCTGGAAGACCAGCCTCGGCACCGAGACGACCAACATGCGGGGCGTGGCCGTCGCCGGTGGCCTGGTCTTCTCCATCTCGGGCGCCAACATCGTCTACGCCCTCGACCAGAGAACCGGGGCCGTCGTCTGGCAGAAACCCCTGATCGTCGAGGACAACGGAGGCGATGACGGCTGCGACGACAACAGCGGCCAGTGCGGCGGCAACAGCGGGGGACTCGCAGGCGCGGTCGTGCACTTCGACGGGCTGATCTATATCGGCACCGAGGGTTCCACAGCGGGCGCGCGCGGCCGCGGCTACGCCCTGGACGCCAAGTCCGGAGACGTCGCCTGGACCTTCTGGGGGCCACCGGGACCGGGCGAGTACGGGCACGACACCTGGGAGGGCGACTCCTGGAAAACCGGCGGCGCCGTCCCCTGGATCCATCCCGCCGTCGACCCCGAACTCGGCCTGGTCTACTGGACGTTCGGCAACCCCTACCCCCGTACCGACGGATCGTCCCGGGGCGGCGACAACCTCTTCGCCAACTCGATCGTTGCCATCGACGCCAAGACCGGCGCACGGCGCTGGCACTTCCAGTCCGTCCACCACGACATCTGGGACGCCGACAACGTCATGGCGCCGGTCCTCGCCGATCTCCTGATCGAAGGACGCAGACGCAAGGTCGTCGTCTACGGCTCCAAGACCTGCCACTTCTACATACTCGACCGGCGCACCGGCGAGGCGATCCACGGCATGGAAGAGCGTGACGTTCCCCAGCAGGCCGAGCAGAAAACCTCTCCCACTCAGCCCTTCCCCGGCGGCGAGCCCTTCACCGACCCCTTCCCCCGGCTCGACAAACCCACCAGGCCGGTCCCCTTCTACCCGGCCGGCGGCCTGTACTCGGTCTTCTGGGACCGCGCCACCATCATCTTCCCGGGCGCAGGAGGCGGCGGCGACTGGGGCTTCCCGTCCTTCAGCCCGAAGACCGGCTACGTCTACATCGGCTACGGACTGGTCAACTCCTCGTACTCCAACACCCATGGAGGCCGGGTCAACACCGCCCGCCCGCTCGGTGAACTCTTCGGCGGCGGCCTGGTTGCCATGGATCCGCGCACCAACACCGTCGCCTGGCGCAAGGAGGGCGACTGGTCGCTGGCGCACGGCAACGGCATTCTCACCACGGCGGGCCGCGTTCTCTTCCAGGGCCGCCCCGACGGCGTACTCGAAGCGATGGACGACACCGACGGCAGCACCCTGTGGACCTGGCAGTGCGGGGCCGGAGTCAACACCATCCCGGTCTCCTACGAGATCGACGGCGAGCAGTACGTCGCCGTGCTCGCCGGCGGAAACGGACTGCCCTTTCCCGATATCCCCAAGGGCGACCATCTCTGGGCCTTCAAACTCGGCGGCAAACTCCCGCCCGCCACCGCACCCACCCCGCCCTCGCGCCGCAACCAGATCCGCACCACCGCCGTCACGGGCGAGGCCGCGCACAACACCGTGACCCTGGGCCGGATCTGGGACACGAGGACAGGCGCACCGGGCACCGCCGAGAACACCGTCGCCCAGACGGCCATGGCACCCCAGAACCTGACGGTCCCGACCGGCACCACGGTCACCTTCGTCAACCCGGCCGACAACCAGCAGGCGCACGGCGCGGCGGCCTTCTTCGATGCCGAGTTCGACACCGGACTGCTGATGCCAGGCCAGTCGTACGCACACACCTTCACCAAGACCGGCGAGTACTTCTACAACGACCCGGTCTTCCCCCAGTCCACCGGCAAGATCGTCGTCCAGTGA
- a CDS encoding ThuA domain-containing protein — MTPRPRTRAPLALAMTIALIALAAFFGGQFQASAHAGPQSTGARQLGAPDYGVCRGTSPSCYHDWGNFTPSATGYKVLLYTRTAGPRHADLGPALAGGLDPALTAANVVQNALIAMGKANGFTVDWTEDIAQLSSPAQLFKYNAVIFFSTSRDALDDAAQTSLRQYIRGGGGFVGIHNAFGTEYNWPWYEGLLGGANFYDHGPEQPGTVVTTNREDTSTANLPARWAFTDEWYNLVPAPTEVRLLATVDESTLAKGVTGNYGHPGHGKVHPVAWCQYYDGGRAWLTTLGHDAKDFSTDGSYAGAEQFQKLILGGIESAMGKRPFCRAG, encoded by the coding sequence ATGACGCCAAGACCCCGAACCCGCGCCCCGCTCGCCCTGGCGATGACCATCGCGCTCATCGCCCTGGCCGCCTTCTTCGGCGGCCAGTTCCAGGCCTCCGCCCACGCCGGACCGCAGTCCACCGGTGCCAGGCAGCTCGGCGCCCCCGACTACGGCGTCTGCCGCGGCACCAGCCCGTCCTGCTACCACGACTGGGGCAACTTCACCCCGTCCGCCACCGGCTACAAGGTGCTCCTCTACACCCGCACCGCCGGCCCCCGTCACGCCGACCTCGGTCCCGCACTCGCAGGCGGCCTCGACCCTGCACTGACCGCTGCCAACGTGGTACAGAACGCCCTCATCGCGATGGGCAAGGCGAACGGCTTCACTGTCGACTGGACCGAGGACATCGCCCAACTGTCGTCCCCCGCCCAGCTGTTCAAGTACAACGCGGTCATCTTCTTCTCCACCAGCCGCGACGCGCTCGACGATGCCGCCCAGACCTCACTGCGCCAGTACATCCGAGGCGGAGGAGGCTTCGTCGGCATCCACAACGCATTCGGCACGGAGTACAACTGGCCCTGGTACGAGGGCCTCCTCGGCGGCGCCAACTTCTACGACCACGGCCCCGAACAGCCCGGCACCGTCGTCACCACCAACCGTGAGGACACCTCCACCGCGAACCTCCCGGCCCGCTGGGCCTTCACCGACGAGTGGTACAACCTGGTCCCCGCACCCACCGAGGTACGCCTCCTCGCCACGGTCGACGAATCGACGCTCGCCAAGGGGGTCACCGGCAACTACGGCCACCCCGGCCACGGCAAGGTGCACCCGGTCGCCTGGTGCCAGTACTACGACGGCGGCCGCGCCTGGCTCACCACACTCGGCCACGACGCCAAGGACTTCTCCACCGACGGTTCATACGCCGGCGCCGAACAGTTCCAGAAACTGATCCTCGGCGGTATCGAATCCGCCATGGGCAAGAGGCCGTTCTGCCGGGCGGGCTGA
- a CDS encoding NUDIX hydrolase family protein yields the protein MSDIAIESATGWLSDDELETTRERMPILYVEAIPVRVDEHGEVTHVGLLLRIDPEGTVSRSFVSGRVMHHEQLRAALLRHLEKDLGPVALPRIPVSTQPFTVAEYFPTPGVTPFHDPRQHAVSLVYVVPVSGDCRPRQDALDLVWFTPGEAASASVLDEMQGGRGALLRQALAHVGAAT from the coding sequence ATGTCTGACATTGCGATCGAGAGTGCGACCGGCTGGCTGTCCGACGACGAGCTGGAGACGACCCGTGAACGTATGCCGATCCTGTACGTGGAGGCCATCCCCGTACGCGTCGACGAGCACGGCGAGGTGACCCACGTCGGGCTGCTGCTGCGCATCGACCCCGAAGGCACGGTGAGCCGCAGCTTCGTCTCCGGCCGGGTCATGCATCACGAGCAGCTGCGCGCCGCGCTCCTGCGCCACCTGGAAAAGGACCTCGGCCCGGTGGCGCTCCCCCGCATCCCGGTCTCGACCCAGCCGTTCACGGTCGCCGAGTACTTTCCGACGCCCGGAGTGACACCGTTCCACGACCCGCGCCAGCACGCGGTGTCCCTGGTCTACGTGGTCCCGGTGAGCGGCGACTGCCGCCCCCGGCAGGACGCCCTCGACCTGGTGTGGTTCACCCCTGGGGAAGCCGCCTCCGCATCGGTCCTCGACGAGATGCAGGGCGGCCGGGGAGCCCTCCTGCGCCAGGCCCTCGCCCACGTCGGCGCGGCGACCTGA